A region from the Bacillus sp. BGMRC 2118 genome encodes:
- a CDS encoding BMP family ABC transporter substrate-binding protein: MKKRKYGVALSLLLAASTILGACGAGEKEESTQGAGGKEKAADFKVAMVTDTGGVDDKSFNQSAWEGLKQFGADNNMEEGKGFKYLQSSAATDYAPNLNALVREDFNLVYGIGFLLGDDVKKVAQQQKDANLAIVDMVVTDDNGDFLPNVANITFKEHEGSFLVGLIAGKQSTTGKVGFIGGVEGELIKKFENGFKAGVKAANPNAEIVVQYAEDFNAPEKGSQIANTMYSQNIDIIYHAAGGTGNGVFTEAKNRAKQGQKVWVIGVDKDQHEEGMPENVTLTSMVKRVDTAVYEVSKMAMEGKFPGGTIVEFGLDNEGIGIAPSQENVSEESLALVKEFQEKILAGDIKVPATDEEYEEYLKK; the protein is encoded by the coding sequence ATGAAAAAACGTAAGTATGGTGTAGCACTTTCTCTTCTTCTTGCAGCTAGTACGATTTTAGGTGCTTGTGGCGCAGGAGAAAAGGAAGAAAGCACTCAAGGTGCTGGCGGTAAAGAAAAAGCTGCTGATTTCAAAGTAGCAATGGTTACTGACACAGGTGGGGTAGATGACAAGTCATTTAACCAATCTGCATGGGAAGGCTTAAAGCAATTTGGAGCTGACAATAACATGGAAGAAGGAAAAGGTTTCAAGTACCTTCAATCTTCTGCTGCAACAGATTATGCACCAAACTTAAACGCATTAGTTCGTGAAGACTTCAACCTAGTTTATGGTATCGGTTTCCTTTTAGGAGACGATGTTAAAAAGGTTGCTCAACAACAAAAAGATGCAAACCTTGCAATCGTTGATATGGTTGTAACAGACGATAATGGTGATTTCTTACCTAACGTTGCAAACATTACTTTTAAAGAACATGAAGGTTCATTCCTAGTAGGACTAATCGCTGGTAAGCAATCTACAACTGGTAAAGTTGGATTCATCGGTGGAGTTGAAGGTGAACTTATTAAGAAATTCGAAAACGGATTCAAAGCTGGTGTAAAGGCTGCTAATCCAAATGCTGAAATCGTAGTTCAATATGCTGAAGATTTCAATGCTCCTGAAAAAGGATCTCAAATTGCTAACACAATGTACAGCCAAAATATCGATATTATTTACCATGCTGCTGGTGGAACTGGTAACGGTGTATTCACGGAAGCAAAAAACCGTGCTAAGCAAGGTCAAAAAGTATGGGTAATCGGTGTTGATAAAGACCAACACGAAGAAGGTATGCCAGAGAACGTAACATTAACTTCAATGGTTAAGCGTGTAGATACAGCAGTTTATGAAGTATCTAAGATGGCTATGGAAGGCAAATTCCCAGGTGGAACAATCGTTGAGTTCGGTTTAGATAACGAAGGTATCGGTATTGCTCCTTCTCAAGAAAACGTATCTGAAGAATCTTTAGCATTAGTTAAAGAATTCCAAGAAAAAATCCTTGCTGGAGACATTAAAGTTCCTGCTACAGATGAAGAGTACGAAGAGTACTTAAAGAAATAA
- a CDS encoding ABC transporter permease encodes MQKMMKNERFFHIVVPVFAVILGLLAGAIIMLVSGYDPILGYVSLLDGIIGDSYQIGETIRAMTPLILSGLAVAFAFRTGLFNIGVEGQLLVGWLASVWVGIAFDLPAIVHIPLAILAAALAGAIWGFIPGLLKAKLKVHEVIVTIMLNYVALHVTNALIRTYLLVPGERTGTIKESASLSSEFLMELTQFSRLHYGFIVAIIGAIIMWFLLEKTTKGYELKAVGFNQHASQYAGMNVSRNIILSMAISGAFAGVAGSMEGLGTYQYMTINGGFTGQGFDGIAVALLGANNPFGVILAALLFAGLKIGALTMQSAAFVPTELVEIVIALIIFFVASSYIIRWFFTRFSKEGK; translated from the coding sequence ATGCAAAAAATGATGAAAAATGAGCGTTTCTTTCATATAGTGGTACCAGTTTTTGCTGTCATTTTAGGTCTGTTGGCCGGGGCAATTATCATGCTTGTAAGTGGATATGACCCTATACTTGGTTATGTATCGCTATTAGATGGAATTATTGGTGATTCGTATCAAATTGGTGAAACAATAAGAGCAATGACACCCCTAATCTTATCTGGTCTAGCTGTAGCATTTGCATTTAGAACTGGACTATTTAATATTGGGGTAGAAGGACAATTACTTGTAGGATGGCTAGCATCTGTATGGGTAGGTATTGCATTTGACCTTCCAGCAATTGTTCACATTCCTTTAGCAATCCTTGCAGCTGCATTGGCTGGTGCGATTTGGGGTTTCATCCCTGGTTTGCTAAAAGCAAAACTTAAGGTTCATGAAGTTATTGTAACAATTATGTTGAACTATGTTGCTTTACACGTAACAAATGCTTTAATAAGAACATATTTACTCGTTCCTGGTGAAAGAACTGGAACTATTAAAGAATCAGCTTCTTTATCTTCAGAATTCTTAATGGAACTTACACAATTCTCACGCCTACATTACGGATTTATTGTGGCAATTATCGGAGCTATTATCATGTGGTTCCTACTTGAAAAAACAACCAAAGGATATGAACTTAAAGCAGTTGGATTTAACCAACATGCTTCACAATATGCAGGTATGAACGTTTCAAGAAATATTATCTTATCAATGGCAATTTCCGGTGCATTCGCTGGGGTTGCGGGTAGTATGGAAGGTCTTGGTACTTACCAGTATATGACGATCAATGGCGGATTTACTGGACAAGGTTTTGACGGAATCGCAGTTGCTTTATTAGGAGCAAATAATCCATTTGGAGTTATTCTTGCAGCTTTACTGTTTGCTGGACTCAAAATTGGTGCATTAACCATGCAATCTGCTGCCTTTGTTCCAACTGAGCTTGTAGAGATTGTTATAGCATTAATTATTTTCTTCGTTGCATCTAGTTATATTATTCGTTGGTTCTTTACCCGTTTTAGTAAGGAGGGGAAATAG
- a CDS encoding ABC transporter permease translates to MSLLDILAIIIPAAIYSAAPLILTALGGVFSERSGVVNIGLEGLMLFGAFTGILTTLFTQAALGDAAPWLGILIAGIVGGIFALIHAVASISFRADQTVSGVAINFLAAGLAVFLIKLIFNKGQTDFIDHRIYKKDIPVLSDIPVIGDIFFSSIYITSYIAIALAFVVWYVIYKTPFGLRLRSVGEHPMAADTMGINVNKMRYIGVVLSGVFAGLGGAVYATSISGNFAAGTISGQGFMALAAMIFGKWHPLGALGAALFFGLAQSLSITGESIPVLQDIPKIYLTIAPYVLTILALAGFVGRADAPKASGTPYIKGKR, encoded by the coding sequence ATGTCACTTCTTGATATTTTAGCTATCATTATACCAGCCGCAATTTACTCTGCTGCCCCTTTAATCTTAACTGCACTTGGTGGTGTCTTTAGTGAAAGATCGGGTGTTGTTAACATCGGTTTAGAAGGTTTAATGTTATTTGGAGCATTTACTGGAATCTTAACAACATTGTTTACTCAAGCCGCATTAGGAGATGCAGCTCCTTGGCTAGGTATTTTAATCGCCGGTATCGTTGGTGGAATATTTGCACTGATTCATGCTGTAGCTTCGATTTCATTCAGAGCTGACCAAACAGTAAGTGGAGTTGCCATTAACTTTTTAGCAGCTGGTCTGGCGGTATTCTTAATTAAGCTTATTTTTAATAAAGGTCAAACAGATTTTATCGATCACCGTATCTATAAAAAAGATATTCCAGTTTTATCAGATATTCCAGTAATCGGTGACATTTTCTTTTCGAGTATTTATATAACATCCTACATTGCAATTGCCTTAGCATTTGTAGTATGGTATGTAATCTATAAGACTCCATTTGGACTTAGACTACGTTCTGTTGGGGAACATCCAATGGCAGCGGATACAATGGGGATAAATGTTAATAAAATGCGTTATATTGGTGTTGTGCTTTCAGGTGTTTTTGCTGGTCTTGGAGGAGCAGTTTATGCAACATCAATTTCTGGTAACTTTGCTGCAGGAACCATTTCAGGTCAAGGATTTATGGCTCTAGCAGCAATGATCTTTGGTAAATGGCATCCACTTGGAGCATTAGGAGCAGCATTATTCTTTGGTCTTGCACAATCATTAAGTATTACAGGGGAATCTATTCCTGTATTACAAGATATACCGAAAATTTATTTAACAATCGCACCTTATGTATTAACAATCTTAGCTCTTGCTGGATTTGTTGGTAGAGCTGACGCACCTAAAGCATCAGGTACTCCATATATTAAAGGTAAGAGATAA
- a CDS encoding insulinase family protein, whose translation MEKVVFEQLKEELYHEKMDNGLNVYILPKEGFNKTYATFTTKYGSIDNQFSLPGKNEKSHVPDGIAHFLEHKLFEKEDGDVFQQFSKQGASANAFTSFTRTAYLFSSTSNVELNLETLIDFVQEPYFTEKTVEKEKGIIGQEITMYDDNADWRLYFGLIQNMFKNHPVSIDIAGTIDSIAKITKDMLYTCYETFYHPSNMLLFVVGPVNPDQIMNQIRENQAKKDFTKQQEIERFFDEEPEAVAEKKTVLKMAVQSSKCLVGLKVKNAGKSGEELLRNELATNVLLDMLFGKSSKNYEQLYQSGLIDETFAYDYTEEHEFGFGLVGGDTMKPDELAETLSHMLVNYKETITGEYLERVKKKKIGAFLRALNSPEYIANQFTRYSFNEMNMFDVVKVLESLTISDIENSASDLIAEERMTVCQVVPK comes from the coding sequence ATGGAAAAGGTAGTGTTTGAACAATTAAAAGAAGAGCTGTATCATGAGAAAATGGATAACGGATTAAATGTCTATATTCTTCCGAAAGAAGGATTTAACAAAACATACGCTACATTTACAACTAAGTATGGTTCCATTGATAATCAGTTCTCATTGCCGGGGAAAAATGAGAAAAGCCATGTTCCTGATGGTATTGCCCACTTTCTTGAGCATAAACTATTCGAAAAGGAAGACGGAGATGTCTTTCAACAATTTAGTAAGCAAGGAGCCTCTGCAAACGCATTTACATCCTTTACAAGGACGGCCTACTTGTTTTCAAGTACATCAAATGTTGAATTGAACCTGGAAACATTAATTGATTTTGTTCAAGAGCCATATTTCACAGAAAAGACAGTTGAAAAGGAAAAAGGTATCATCGGCCAGGAAATTACGATGTACGATGATAACGCAGACTGGAGATTATATTTTGGACTTATTCAAAATATGTTTAAAAATCACCCTGTATCAATAGATATAGCCGGGACGATTGATTCCATAGCGAAAATCACCAAGGATATGCTATATACCTGCTATGAGACGTTTTATCATCCAAGTAATATGCTATTATTTGTTGTTGGTCCCGTTAACCCTGATCAGATTATGAATCAAATTCGTGAAAATCAAGCAAAAAAAGATTTTACGAAGCAGCAAGAAATAGAGCGGTTTTTTGATGAAGAGCCAGAGGCTGTCGCTGAGAAAAAAACAGTTCTAAAAATGGCAGTTCAATCTTCAAAGTGTTTAGTAGGTTTGAAAGTGAAAAATGCAGGTAAATCAGGTGAAGAATTATTACGTAATGAACTAGCAACTAACGTATTATTAGATATGTTGTTTGGGAAGAGTTCGAAAAATTATGAGCAATTGTATCAGTCGGGTCTAATTGATGAAACCTTTGCTTATGATTACACGGAAGAGCATGAATTCGGTTTTGGACTTGTTGGTGGAGATACGATGAAACCAGATGAGTTAGCGGAAACTCTTTCACATATGCTAGTAAATTATAAGGAAACGATCACGGGAGAGTATTTAGAGAGAGTAAAGAAGAAGAAAATCGGAGCATTTTTGCGTGCATTAAACTCTCCAGAATACATTGCAAACCAATTTACTAGGTATTCATTCAATGAAATGAATATGTTTGATGTCGTGAAGGTATTAGAGTCCTTAACAATATCGGATATTGAGAATAGTGCTAGCGATCTAATTGCAGAAGAAAGAATGACGGTATGTCAAGTTGTGCCAAAGTAA
- a CDS encoding SDR family oxidoreductase, with the protein MNDKTALLTGASGGIGRAIAFQLLNQGYKLYLHYHKNSKHIEDFAYKYGNERVTLVGADLSRSDGVQKLLSQIHDPIDDLILNSGNSYYGLMTDMTETEVTDMVQLHSTSPFMLTQTLLPSMVKKKAGNIIVITSVWGDVGASCEVLYSMLKGGQNTFVKALAKEVAPSNIRVNGIAPGAINTNMLSNLGEEDKHLLEQDIPMGRMGDPKEVANVVTFLLSDQASYINGHILSVNGAWYT; encoded by the coding sequence ATGAATGATAAAACGGCCTTATTGACAGGAGCGAGTGGTGGAATAGGACGTGCTATTGCCTTTCAATTACTTAACCAGGGATATAAATTGTATTTACACTATCATAAGAATAGTAAGCATATAGAGGACTTTGCCTACAAATACGGTAATGAAAGGGTCACGTTAGTAGGAGCAGACTTATCAAGGTCAGATGGTGTTCAAAAACTTCTTTCACAAATTCATGACCCGATTGATGATCTTATTTTAAATAGTGGAAACAGCTATTATGGCTTAATGACAGATATGACTGAAACAGAAGTAACTGATATGGTCCAGCTTCACAGTACAAGTCCATTTATGCTGACTCAAACTTTACTTCCTTCAATGGTAAAAAAGAAAGCTGGAAACATCATCGTGATAACGTCCGTTTGGGGTGATGTTGGTGCATCCTGTGAAGTATTATATTCCATGTTAAAAGGTGGACAAAATACATTTGTAAAAGCATTAGCAAAAGAAGTTGCTCCATCAAACATTCGTGTAAATGGAATTGCTCCAGGCGCTATAAATACGAACATGTTGTCAAATTTAGGAGAAGAAGATAAGCACTTGTTGGAACAAGATATTCCCATGGGAAGGATGGGGGACCCAAAAGAAGTTGCGAATGTTGTGACGTTTCTTCTGTCAGATCAAGCTTCATATATTAACGGCCACATTTTGTCAGTGAATGGAGCATGGTATACATAA
- a CDS encoding ABC transporter ATP-binding protein, with amino-acid sequence MEYVIEMLNIRKEFPGIVANDNITLRLAKGEIHALLGENGAGKSTLMNVLFGLYQPEKGEIRVKGKPVKITDPNIANELGIGMVHQHFMLVENFTVTENIILGNEPTSGGRINIAKAAEEVQKISEQYGLKVDPYAKIEDISVGMQQRVEILKTLYRGAEILIFDEPTAVLTPQEISELIQIMKKLVKEGKSIILITHKLKEIMEVCDQCTVIRKGQGIGTVTVSETNPDQLAEMMVGRAVNFKTEKTDAKVGDEVLKIDNLVVNDARNVPAVNGLSLTVKRGEILGIAGVDGNGQTELIEAITGLRKAASGTIELKNKNIVGLSPRKITETGIGHIPQDRHKHGLVLDYSIGDNMVLQTYYKQPFSKRGILNFKSIREKAKNLIAEFDVRTPSQHTPARALSGGNQQKAIIAREVDRSPDLLIAAQPTRGLDVGAIEFIHSKLIEERDKGKGVLLVSLELDEVLNVSDRIAVIYEGKIVDVVDPKLTNEQELGKLMAGGKRKREGDA; translated from the coding sequence TTGGAATATGTTATTGAGATGCTCAATATTCGTAAAGAGTTTCCAGGCATCGTAGCGAATGACAACATTACATTAAGACTGGCTAAAGGTGAGATTCATGCTCTATTAGGAGAGAATGGAGCCGGAAAATCGACTTTAATGAATGTTCTGTTTGGCTTATACCAGCCTGAGAAAGGTGAAATCCGTGTAAAAGGAAAACCTGTGAAAATCACAGATCCTAACATTGCGAATGAGCTCGGAATTGGGATGGTTCATCAGCATTTCATGCTGGTTGAGAATTTTACGGTTACAGAAAATATCATCCTTGGTAATGAACCTACCTCTGGAGGAAGAATCAACATTGCCAAAGCTGCAGAAGAGGTTCAAAAGATCTCTGAGCAATATGGATTAAAAGTAGATCCATATGCAAAAATTGAAGACATCTCTGTAGGAATGCAACAACGTGTTGAAATTCTTAAAACGTTATATCGTGGTGCAGAAATTTTAATCTTTGATGAACCTACAGCTGTTTTAACTCCACAGGAGATATCAGAATTAATCCAAATTATGAAGAAGCTTGTAAAAGAAGGGAAATCTATCATCTTAATTACACATAAGTTAAAAGAAATTATGGAAGTGTGTGATCAATGTACAGTTATTCGTAAAGGGCAGGGAATTGGTACAGTTACTGTTTCCGAAACAAATCCTGACCAATTAGCTGAAATGATGGTAGGACGAGCAGTTAACTTTAAAACCGAAAAGACTGATGCAAAAGTCGGGGACGAAGTTTTAAAGATTGATAACTTAGTCGTGAATGATGCTAGAAATGTTCCTGCAGTCAATGGATTAAGCTTGACGGTTAAGCGCGGTGAAATCCTAGGAATAGCAGGAGTCGATGGTAATGGACAAACTGAACTGATTGAGGCCATTACAGGTTTAAGAAAAGCAGCATCTGGAACGATTGAATTGAAGAATAAGAATATAGTTGGTTTATCACCGCGTAAAATTACAGAAACAGGTATAGGACATATTCCTCAAGATCGTCATAAACACGGCCTGGTACTTGATTATTCGATTGGTGATAACATGGTACTACAAACCTATTACAAGCAGCCTTTCTCAAAGAGAGGAATCTTAAACTTTAAGTCTATTCGTGAAAAAGCAAAGAATCTTATTGCAGAATTTGATGTGCGTACGCCAAGTCAACACACTCCGGCTCGTGCATTATCTGGTGGTAACCAACAGAAAGCAATTATTGCTCGTGAGGTTGACCGTAGTCCAGACCTATTAATTGCAGCACAACCTACTCGTGGACTAGACGTAGGAGCAATTGAATTTATCCATTCTAAACTAATTGAAGAACGTGATAAAGGAAAAGGTGTCTTATTAGTTTCTTTAGAGCTTGATGAAGTATTAAATGTTAGTGACCGTATTGCCGTCATCTACGAAGGTAAAATTGTTGATGTCGTCGATCCTAAATTAACGAACGAGCAAGAACTTGGTAAGTTAATGGCAGGCGGTAAGAGAAAGAGAGAAGGTGACGCATGA
- a CDS encoding insulinase family protein codes for MTVHVVDTKKYKTNTIVLKMRAPLAKEDVTKRALLPYVLQSATEKYPTTSALRTYLDELYGASLQVDLSKKGEYHIITVRMEVANEKYLSDQTPLLEEALSLLADILLRPAKEGNSFISSFVEQEKRSLVQRIQSVFDDKMRYASLRLVEEMCKNEPYSLHVNGIKEDVEAITAESLFSYYKKALAEDRIDLYVVGDIDSASLTNKISSMFQLEDRSPVIISNNIQARDNENEVIEEQDVKQGKLNVGYRTNITYDDPDYFALQVLNGIYGAFSHSKLFINVREKASLAYYAASRVESHKGLLMVMSGVDAKNYEQAVTIIKEQMEAMKQGDFSDKEIEQTKAVIKNQILETIDTSRGLIEVLYNDAMSNKSYPIKEYLQHIDLVTKEDIVKAAEKIELDTIYFLKGKGEV; via the coding sequence ATGACAGTCCACGTTGTTGATACAAAGAAATACAAAACCAATACAATTGTCTTGAAAATGAGAGCTCCATTAGCAAAGGAAGATGTGACGAAAAGAGCATTGTTACCGTATGTATTACAAAGTGCAACTGAAAAGTACCCAACCACTTCTGCACTAAGAACATATTTGGATGAGCTATATGGTGCTTCCTTGCAGGTGGATTTATCTAAAAAAGGGGAATACCATATTATTACGGTTCGAATGGAAGTTGCGAATGAAAAATATTTATCAGATCAAACACCTCTGCTAGAAGAAGCTCTTAGCTTATTGGCTGATATACTGCTTCGCCCTGCAAAGGAAGGAAATTCATTTATTTCTTCCTTTGTTGAACAAGAAAAAAGGTCTCTTGTACAACGAATACAGTCTGTCTTTGATGACAAAATGCGATATGCAAGTCTTCGTTTAGTAGAAGAAATGTGTAAAAATGAGCCATACTCTCTCCATGTAAATGGAATAAAAGAAGACGTAGAGGCAATTACTGCAGAATCATTGTTTTCATATTATAAAAAAGCATTAGCAGAAGACCGTATTGATTTATATGTTGTAGGTGATATAGATTCTGCTTCATTAACGAATAAGATTTCGAGTATGTTTCAATTAGAAGACCGCTCGCCTGTTATAATTTCTAATAATATACAAGCTCGTGACAATGAAAATGAAGTAATTGAGGAACAAGATGTAAAACAAGGAAAGCTGAATGTTGGATATCGAACGAACATTACGTATGATGATCCTGATTACTTTGCATTGCAAGTATTAAACGGTATATATGGTGCGTTCTCACATTCAAAATTATTTATAAACGTGAGGGAAAAAGCCAGCCTTGCCTATTATGCTGCATCTCGAGTAGAAAGTCATAAAGGTCTGCTAATGGTAATGTCAGGTGTAGATGCAAAAAATTATGAACAGGCTGTTACAATTATTAAGGAACAAATGGAAGCTATGAAACAAGGCGATTTTAGTGACAAGGAAATAGAGCAAACAAAGGCAGTAATCAAAAACCAAATCCTTGAAACAATTGATACTTCAAGAGGACTAATTGAAGTGTTATACAATGACGCAATGTCAAATAAATCATATCCAATTAAAGAATATTTACAACATATTGATCTTGTTACGAAAGAGGATATCGTAAAAGCTGCAGAGAAAATTGAGCTAGATACCATCTATTTTTTAAAAGGAAAGGGGGAGGTATAA
- a CDS encoding GntR family transcriptional regulator, whose protein sequence is MTIKSDNRHLYLQVIDRLKGDIEKGIYAEKEKLPSEFDLAKQLGVSRATLREALRILEEENVVIRRHGVGTFVNAKPLFSSGIEQLNSVTDMIIQAGKKAGTIFLSSSEQGPTDEDIKRFHCSIDDEILLVERVRTADGEPVVYCIDKIPSDYLPTNGFNHDVESLLHLLELEGRYISHAVVHIEPLGYHEKISPILECEPETALLLLKQMHFDQNDVPVLFSLNYFRADKFSFHVLRKRV, encoded by the coding sequence ATGACGATTAAGTCAGACAATCGGCATCTATACTTACAAGTTATTGATAGGCTAAAAGGCGATATTGAAAAAGGAATCTATGCTGAAAAAGAGAAGCTTCCTTCGGAATTTGATTTAGCTAAGCAATTAGGAGTAAGCCGTGCAACCTTGCGAGAAGCACTTCGTATACTCGAAGAAGAAAACGTTGTCATTCGTAGACATGGTGTCGGTACGTTTGTAAATGCTAAGCCATTATTCTCATCCGGAATTGAACAATTAAACTCTGTAACAGATATGATTATTCAAGCTGGAAAGAAGGCGGGGACTATTTTCCTATCCTCATCAGAGCAAGGTCCTACTGATGAAGATATTAAAAGGTTCCATTGCTCTATCGATGATGAGATTTTGTTAGTAGAACGTGTACGAACTGCAGACGGAGAACCCGTTGTTTATTGTATTGACAAGATACCAAGCGACTATTTACCTACAAATGGTTTTAATCATGATGTGGAGTCGTTATTGCACTTACTAGAATTAGAGGGACGATACATATCCCATGCAGTAGTGCATATAGAGCCTCTTGGATACCATGAGAAAATTTCACCTATATTAGAATGTGAACCTGAAACAGCACTGCTATTACTTAAACAAATGCATTTTGATCAAAATGATGTACCTGTTCTATTCTCATTAAATTATTTTAGAGCAGATAAGTTTAGCTTTCACGTACTCAGAAAACGAGTATAA